Part of the Pseudobdellovibrionaceae bacterium genome is shown below.
GCAATAATTAACAAAAGCCATATCGTCAGCGTTGAGCCCGTGGTCTTCGGGACCAAAGATAAGGTAGATAGGTTTATTGGCTAAATCACTTTGGTGGTCAGAGGACAGGCGTTTCATCAGGGGGCGAAGGGGTATGAGCGGACGGCGTTTCCCGCCCCGCCGTGAAAAAGCAATGCGAATGCCATCACCCTCGGCACGGTAAAAATCCTCCCAAGAAGAATACGACGTAGCTTGCTGTAAGGGTTCTTGCGCGCTGGCCGCGCCCTGTTTGGCCTTTGAGTTGATATCAGTTTTTGGATCCACAAGAATCAGCCGAGAACCACCCATATTGGCCATTGCACGGGCCGCAGCGCCAATGTTTGAAGAATATTTTGTGCGAACCAATACGACGTTAATTTTAACCATAGCTAGGAGAAGTGCGGATGATCCGTAAGAAGATAGTTTTTAAAATAGTCTTCAATGCCCTTTTCTAGCGGCCATTGGGGCAGGGAGAGATCTTGATCTTTAAGTTTATCCATTTTGGCTTCGGTAAAATACTGATACTGTTTTCGTAGATCTTCAGGAATATCAATCCAGTCTATGTCCAAAGTTCGGTCCATGCAGGCAAAAATTCCTTTTGCCATATCAAGCCAGGTCCGGGCCTCGCCATATCCCATGTTGTAGATTCCATTTGCAGTATCGGGTTTATTCAGCAGTTCTAACATCCACCGAGTAATATCCTTCACGTAGACAAAATCACGTTTTTGTTCACCATCTTTGTAGTCTGGGTGATGGGATCGAAACAATTTTAAGCGACCGGTTTCGTTAATTTGTTTGAAGGCTTTGTAGGCGACACTGCTCATTGGGCCTTTATGGTATTCATTGGGCCCATAGACATTGAAAAAGCGAAGGCCATACCAAGAATCGGGTGTGGTCGCTTGCTGTACGACCCATTTATCAAAATTTAACTTTGAGGCGCCATACGGGTTAAGCGGGCTAAATGTGTCTGGAGGGGTGCGGTCGTCAAACCCGTTTTCACCTCCACCATATACGGCTCCGCTACTGGCATAGATATAGGGAACGTTATGCAGAGTGCATAACTCAAAAAGGTGTTGAGTGTATTCGGTGTTATTAACTCTAAGATAATCGACGTTTTTTTCAAGAGTAGATGAGCAAGCTCCCATGTGAAAAATGGCCTGGCAGTCTTTTAATAGGCTGGATTCACGTAACAAGGGAAGAACTTCATCCGTATGAACAAATTGACGGAATTTGAGACCTTTTAAAAGCTCGGGCCGATCCTCTGGGCGAACAGTATCGGTGCAAATAATGTCATCAATACCGGATTGATTAAGCTCCCAAACCATAGCGCTACCGATAAATCCGTTAGCTCCGGTGACAATGATCATTGAGTCCTCCTGATAGGTTAGGTGCCAAAGGTTGAATCTATGGCCTGGCCAGCGATCTGTTGACGCAGCAGGCTGAAAATGTAAACCCGGCAGCTAACGCAAATAGCAGATTTTTTAATAGGGGAGTAGAGCTAAATGCTCTCTTTGCACTCTTCCACCATATCTAAAATCTCGGCCATAATTTGTTGGGCCTTTTTAGAGGGGAGGTTGTCAGGTTCCACCGTGGGGAGGCGATGGAGCGTGGG
Proteins encoded:
- a CDS encoding RNA methyltransferase, with translation MVKINVVLVRTKYSSNIGAAARAMANMGGSRLILVDPKTDINSKAKQGAASAQEPLQQATSYSSWEDFYRAEGDGIRIAFSRRGGKRRPLIPLRPLMKRLSSDHQSDLANKPIYLIFGPEDHGLNADDMAFVNYCSSLPTYGKFASLNLSQAVLLAIFITAEELMGDSDDTKTWQSQELDTRVSEKQMVFPDQSIRQWLEAMGFDIEARKASAYITLKRLLLQNLPTENELMVLEAILQQNIRKLLDGKSNEAGVDHHPTDH
- the rfaD gene encoding ADP-glyceromanno-heptose 6-epimerase; amino-acid sequence: MIIVTGANGFIGSAMVWELNQSGIDDIICTDTVRPEDRPELLKGLKFRQFVHTDEVLPLLRESSLLKDCQAIFHMGACSSTLEKNVDYLRVNNTEYTQHLFELCTLHNVPYIYASSGAVYGGGENGFDDRTPPDTFSPLNPYGASKLNFDKWVVQQATTPDSWYGLRFFNVYGPNEYHKGPMSSVAYKAFKQINETGRLKLFRSHHPDYKDGEQKRDFVYVKDITRWMLELLNKPDTANGIYNMGYGEARTWLDMAKGIFACMDRTLDIDWIDIPEDLRKQYQYFTEAKMDKLKDQDLSLPQWPLEKGIEDYFKNYLLTDHPHFS